From one Musa acuminata AAA Group cultivar baxijiao chromosome BXJ2-6, Cavendish_Baxijiao_AAA, whole genome shotgun sequence genomic stretch:
- the LOC135580973 gene encoding uncharacterized protein LOC135580973, which yields MTTDWGPVIAAVVLFILLSPGLLFQLPARTRVIEFGNMYTSGISILVHGILFFAILTILVIAIGVHLHVG from the coding sequence ATGACTACTGATTGGGGGCCGGTGATTGCCGCGGTGGTACTCTTCATCCTCCTATCGCCGGGGCTGTTGTTTCAGCTGCCGGCGAGGACAAGGGTGATTGAGTTTGGCAACATGTACACTAGTGGGATCTCAATTCTGGTCCATGGCATTCTCTTCTTTGCAATCTTAACCATCCTGGTGATTGCCATAGGTGTTCATCTGCATGTTGGCTGA